ATGTCGTTGGTGTTGTTCCGGCGGTTGAAAATATGCCGTCGGATCGGGCGACCCGTCCGGGAGATATTGTCACCTCGTTGTCGGGTAAAACCATTGAAATTCTCAATACCGATGCCGAAGGACGTTTGATCCTGGCCGATGCTTTGACCTGGGCGGCGCAATACAAGCCCGAAGTGATGATCGATCTGGCAACCTTGACCGGGGCATGCATTATTGCTCTCGGCCATCACAGTAGCGCTGTTGTCGGCAACGATGAACCGCTGATCGCCGCTCTGCGTGAGGCTGGAGATGCTGCAGGGCAGCCGATCTGGCCGCTGCCATTGTTTGACGGCTACCGCGAACAGATCAAGAGTCAGGTCGCGGATGTAAAGAATATCGGTGGGCGGCCAGCCGGAACGATCACCGCTGCGGCGTTCCTCAATCGGTTTACCGAAGAACAACGTTGGGCGCATCTGGATATTGCCGGAACCGCTTGGGAAGAGAAGGGGAAGCCGGGGCAGCCTGTTGGCGGTACCGGGGTTGGTGTGCGGGCGCTGGTGGAGTTTTTGAAGAAGCGCTGCGCCGAATAGACCTAAGATATTTTAGCCTGAGGATGAGGCTCTCACAAACGTCTATACTGAGTTTCGTGAGAGCCTTTATTTCATTCAGGCTAAGAGCAAGACCAGAGTCAAGGTCACCAGGATTCGTCCAAGGAGCTGACCATTCCAACTCAGGAACGACCTGCCAACAACCTAGCAATGCTCCCGCGTCTTATGGAACGTCACATCCGGCCATTGCTCAATGGTATGCTGCAACCGCCATTCGCTCGACGCCAGAAAAGACAGATTGCCTTCGGCATCCTTGGCCAACTGACTGCGATTCTGCTTCTCAAACTCTTCCATCTTTTTCTTGTCGTCACAGGTCACCCAGCGCGCTGTCGCATAATCGACACTTTCATATACAGCATCAACACTGTACTCGGCCTGCAGACGTGACATGATCACATCGAACTGCAATACACCGACGGCACCAAGGATATAATCACTGCCGAGCAGTGGCCGAAACAACTGCACTGCACCCTCTTCAGCCAACTGAATGAGTCCCTTATCAAGCTGTTTAGTCTTGAGGGGATTCTTCAAGCGAACACGACGAAAGTGTTCGGGAGCAAAGCTGGGAATACCGACAAATTTCAACGGTTCCTTGATGGTAAAGGTGTCACCGATCTTGATCGTCCCGTGGTTATGCACCCCGATAATATCCCCGGCATACGCCTCTTCAACGTGACTGCGGTCCTGAGCCATGAAGATGGTGGCATTGGCGATGGTCACATCTTTACCAATGCGGTGATGATGCAACTTCATGCCGCGCTTGAACTGACCGGAGCAGATGCGCATAAATGCGATGCGGTCGCGGTGAGCCGGGTCCATATTGGCTTGAATCTTAAACACAAAGCCGCTGAACTCCTCCTCATAGGGCGACACTTCACGGGTTGTTGTCTGGCGCGGGATCGGCGTTGGCGCCAGTTCAACAAACGCATCCAGCATCTCCTGCACACCGAAATTATTGATAGCACTGCCAAAAAAGACCGGCGTCTGATTCCCCTTGAGATAATCCTCCAGACTGAACGGGTTGGCCGCCCCTTCGAGCAGTTCAATATCTTCGCGCAATTCTTCCGCCTGACTGCCGAGCAGTTCATCCAGTTGCGGATCGTTGATATCATCAATAACAATCCCCTGGCTGACCCGCTCATTCTCCTGGGCCGAAAACAGGTGGAGCTGCTTTTTGTACAAGCTGTAAGTGCCTTTGAAGCGTTTGCCCATGCCGACGGGCCAGCTCAGTGGCGCACATTCAATCTGCAGAGTTTCTTCAATATCGCTGAGAATATCCAACGGTGCCAAACCCTCACGGTCAAGTTTGTTGACAAAGGTCAGGATCGGCGTATTACGCATCCGACACACTTCCATCAGCTTGCGCGTCTGTGTCTCAACCCCTTTGGCACTGTCGATCACCATCAACGCACTGTCCACGGCCGTTAAAACACGATAGGTATCCTCAGAGAAATCCTGGTGGCCGGGGGTATCGAGCAGATTGACTTCATAGTCGCGATAATTGAACTTCATTACCGATGAAGTAACGGAAATACCACGCTCCTGCTCCATGGCCATCCAGTCACTGGTGGCATGCCGCGACGCCTTACGTGCTTTGACGGCACCAGCCATCTGAATCGCCCCACCATAAAGCAGTAATTTTTCCGTCAATGTGGTCTTACCGGCATCAGGATGGCTGATAATGCCGAAGGTTCGCCGTTTATCCACTTCTTTCTGGTAATGTTTTTGCATAATTAAACCTTAAAATCGCCCGGATATTGTTTACAAGAGCAGAACGAATCAGTATTCTGAAATTGTCGTGTGAAATTCCGTGGCAAAATACCCCAACAACTGCAGAGGGTCAACTTTTTCACACCTTATTCATTGTTATGCACGCTTTACTGACAAAATCCAGGCATCAGCCTAGCTCATTAACACCTTATCCGAATGTTAATCTGGAGGGATTCAATGCTTAAATCGATGCGTATCGGCCGCAAGCTGTTGTTGTCGTTCATCTGCCTGCTCGTTCTGACCATGATTGTCGGCCGAGTCGGAAAATCAGGGATGGACACCATCAGCGTCAACATGGACCATGTGCAATCCGTTAACGACATCCTGACCCAATTCAATACCGCACGAATCCACGAGCAACGCTTCGCTTTAACCTCAGACAAGCAAGATGCCGAAACGTTACGCAGCGCTCTGGCGCAACTTAAAAACCAGGGCGTCGCCCTCAGTAACGAGCTGAAAGACAAAGAAGCCAAAAGCAAAGTCAGCCAAGCTCTGACCGATGCAGAGAGTTATTATACCGCATTCAACAATTACGCTCGCATCAGCGGCCTGCGCGAGCAGAGCATGGAACAGATGAAGGACAGTTCCAATGACGCCTTTAAAGAGATCAAGGGGCTAGAAACAGCTCTCAATGAGATCTTGGAAGACACCATCGCCTCGCGGGACCAATACGAAGACGAATATGACTATCAGGACGACTTGGCCTATGTGATGGAACAGCTCGGCTACACCCAGACCATCAGCCTGCTGTTCCTCAATGCACGTAAGTTTGAAAAAGAGCACATCATCTCTCTGGACGAAAAATTCCTTGAACGCGCCCGAAAGAGTATAAAAAACATGCTGATTCTTGCTCAGCGCCTTGAAGACAGTTTTGACGATGAAGACAACATCGCCATGACTCAGGAGGCGCGAGCACAGATTCTCAAATACCAGCAGAATTTCGAGAATCATGCCAACCAGATGACTGAGCAGCAACAACTCAACAAAGAGATGCACAACTCCGCTATGAATGCTCAGGAAGCATGCCTTGCAGCACTGAGCGCCATCAAGAAGGGCAGCGAGAAAAGCCTCTCTCAGGCCAATATCATTCTCATTTCCATCAGCGCTCTGGCCGTCATTATCGGCCTGATTCTAGCGATCCGCATTTCACGCGGCATCTCCATTCCGTTGACACGTACGGTTGAAATGCTCGACGCTCTCGAAAATGGCCACATCAACACTCGCCTCAACCTTGATCGCGGTGACGAGATCGGCCAACTGGCCAAAACCATGGATCGCTTTGCCGACAGCCTCAATACAGAAGTGGTTGAACCTCTCAACCGGCTGGCCTCCGGCAATCTTGATTTCGATGTTCACCCCCATGACGAGCGGGACCTGCTGCGCACCGCACTCAAAAAACTCGGTGACGACATGAACAACATCATGCTCGAAGTGCAGATGGCCGGCGAACAAATCAACTCCGGCTCCAGCCAGGTCTCTGACTCCAGTCAAGACCTGTCGCAGGGTGCCACCGAGCAAGCCAGCTCTCTCGAAGAGATCAGCAGTTCCCTGCAGGAGTTGTCAAGCCAGACCACCCATAACGCCGACTCAGCCAACGATGCCAGCAAGCTGACCGAACAGGTGCAGACAAACGCCGAACAGGGCCGCGATCAGATGGGGTCAATGAACAAGGCCATGGCTGACATCAACGAGGCCAGCCAGAACATCTCCAAAATCATCAAGGTAATCGACGAGATCGCCTTCCAGACTAACCTGCTTGCATTGAACGCCGCCGTAGAAGCAGCACGCGCCGGACAACACGGCAAAGGATTTGCCGTTGTCGCCGAAGAAGTGCGCAACCTGGCGGCTCGCAGTGCCAAGGCCGCTCAGGAGACAACAGAACTGATTGAAGGTTCAGTCGCCAAAGCCGAAGCCGGTGCCGAAATTGCCAAAAAGACTGCGGAGTCACTGGAGAAGATTGTCACCGGCGTCACCGAGGCCACGACTCTTGCATCTCAGATCGCCCGAGCCAGCACCGAGCAGGCCCAGGGAATTTCGCAGATCTCCATCGGCGTGTCGCAGATCGACGATGTGACCCAACAAAACACCGCCTGCGCCGAGGAAACAGCAGCAGCCGCTGAAGAGCTGCGCAGTCAAGCCGACACGCTGCAACATCTACTGAGCCGTTTTACTCTGCGTCAGGGCAGTGCACCCTCATTTGCCCTTAATGACGAAGCCTTTTCCATGCCGACTCAAACACCTGCAGCAAAAGTCCAGCCCGCGTTGGAGCAGCCGCCACAAGCAGAGCAACCACCGCAGCAACAACCCGCTGCGGCAGCGGCGACTATTGACATTGGGGACAACGATGAAGTCTGGGGCGGGGCCAGCACCAGTGGGCCGGTAAAAATAGCTCTTGATGATGACGAGTTCGGTAAATACTGATTGAGTCTTCATTTTTAAGATATGAAAAAGGCCCTGCTTTGGCAGGGCCTTTTTTGTTGCTCAGGATGAAGAGGAACTCCGTTCACATTGGCGGCAAAAACTCGCCAATGCTCAAACAGGTTGCCGACAACCATCGCGTTGACATTCATTGCGTTCGGTGCTGCTGAACGGGAGAGCTTGGGAACCAAATAACAGACTCAATTCCGAGTGAACTAATTCCAGAAGAAGCCCAGCCGGTTTTGCATAGTTTTGAGCGGCTTGTCAAAAGTATGTCGGCCGCCGAGACGAAGAACCTCGCGGCCTTGACGTTGATCTTGCTCTTCAGCTTATCTGCTTAAAGAGCCGCCAACACTTCAGCAGCCGTTTTGTTAGCATTGGCCACGCAATCATTGAGACCAATCCCCTCAAAAGCATTACCGGTCAAGTAGAACCCTTTGCAGGCGCTCAGTTCCTGACGAATCTGAGCAACCAGTGACGCATGACCGGACACATACTGGGGAATCGCCTGTTGATGACGGAATATCCGCACCATCTCCGGTGTCGCCTTGATACCCATGATTCGCTCAAGATCCGCCTGCACCAGCGCCAGCACCTGATCATCGGTCAAATCAATGGCTTGAGGCCGGGTTGCGCCGCCCATCATGGAACGCAGCAAAACTTTATCCTTCGGCGCTCGGTGCGGAAAGATGCTCGAATCCCACAAAGTACCGAGAACGGAGCAACCCTCTTTTTTCGGAATCAGATAGCCAAAGCCGTTCAGGTCACACTGCAGATCCGCGCGATTAAAACCAAAGCAGGCCACATTCATCGGCGCATAAGGAATTTGATTCAGCAGCTTGGCCGCTTCGCCATTCATCTTTTTCAGCATTCCAGACAACGCATGGGCGGGTGCCGCGCTGATTACCACATCGGCATCGAGCTGGCTGCCGTCACTGAGACCAAGAATATAATTATCAAAATATTCCATGCTCTCAACCGCCACCCCAAACCGCAACGTCGCACTCAGAGACTCCTGCAGGGCATCAGTCAACTCTTGAATGCCGCCATTGAATGAGGTCAGCACGCCACCGGGACCGGCAGCCGATGCCACCTGCTTACCGGCCTTGCGCTCCGCCTTTTTTTTGCGC
The window above is part of the Desulfuromonas acetoxidans DSM 684 genome. Proteins encoded here:
- a CDS encoding HAMP domain-containing methyl-accepting chemotaxis protein, which produces MLKSMRIGRKLLLSFICLLVLTMIVGRVGKSGMDTISVNMDHVQSVNDILTQFNTARIHEQRFALTSDKQDAETLRSALAQLKNQGVALSNELKDKEAKSKVSQALTDAESYYTAFNNYARISGLREQSMEQMKDSSNDAFKEIKGLETALNEILEDTIASRDQYEDEYDYQDDLAYVMEQLGYTQTISLLFLNARKFEKEHIISLDEKFLERARKSIKNMLILAQRLEDSFDDEDNIAMTQEARAQILKYQQNFENHANQMTEQQQLNKEMHNSAMNAQEACLAALSAIKKGSEKSLSQANIILISISALAVIIGLILAIRISRGISIPLTRTVEMLDALENGHINTRLNLDRGDEIGQLAKTMDRFADSLNTEVVEPLNRLASGNLDFDVHPHDERDLLRTALKKLGDDMNNIMLEVQMAGEQINSGSSQVSDSSQDLSQGATEQASSLEEISSSLQELSSQTTHNADSANDASKLTEQVQTNAEQGRDQMGSMNKAMADINEASQNISKIIKVIDEIAFQTNLLALNAAVEAARAGQHGKGFAVVAEEVRNLAARSAKAAQETTELIEGSVAKAEAGAEIAKKTAESLEKIVTGVTEATTLASQIARASTEQAQGISQISIGVSQIDDVTQQNTACAEETAAAAEELRSQADTLQHLLSRFTLRQGSAPSFALNDEAFSMPTQTPAAKVQPALEQPPQAEQPPQQQPAAAAATIDIGDNDEVWGGASTSGPVKIALDDDEFGKY
- a CDS encoding peptide chain release factor 3 codes for the protein MQKHYQKEVDKRRTFGIISHPDAGKTTLTEKLLLYGGAIQMAGAVKARKASRHATSDWMAMEQERGISVTSSVMKFNYRDYEVNLLDTPGHQDFSEDTYRVLTAVDSALMVIDSAKGVETQTRKLMEVCRMRNTPILTFVNKLDREGLAPLDILSDIEETLQIECAPLSWPVGMGKRFKGTYSLYKKQLHLFSAQENERVSQGIVIDDINDPQLDELLGSQAEELREDIELLEGAANPFSLEDYLKGNQTPVFFGSAINNFGVQEMLDAFVELAPTPIPRQTTTREVSPYEEEFSGFVFKIQANMDPAHRDRIAFMRICSGQFKRGMKLHHHRIGKDVTIANATIFMAQDRSHVEEAYAGDIIGVHNHGTIKIGDTFTIKEPLKFVGIPSFAPEHFRRVRLKNPLKTKQLDKGLIQLAEEGAVQLFRPLLGSDYILGAVGVLQFDVIMSRLQAEYSVDAVYESVDYATARWVTCDDKKKMEEFEKQNRSQLAKDAEGNLSFLASSEWRLQHTIEQWPDVTFHKTREHC
- the hemG gene encoding protoporphyrinogen oxidase: MTRVAIIGAGVSGLATAYALEKGAQAQNIDVQITVIEKQPRSGGKIWSRQEEGYLCEWGPNGFLDNKPATLDLCKALAIDDTLLRSNDNARKRFIFSDNMLHRLPENGPMFLGSKLISWPGKFRLAGEMFVPAKRDERDETLAEFGRRRLGAEALDKLIAPMAGGIFAGDPETMSLKSCFPRIAQLEQEYGGLLKAMIKLARKKKAERKAGKQVASAAGPGGVLTSFNGGIQELTDALQESLSATLRFGVAVESMEYFDNYILGLSDGSQLDADVVISAAPAHALSGMLKKMNGEAAKLLNQIPYAPMNVACFGFNRADLQCDLNGFGYLIPKKEGCSVLGTLWDSSIFPHRAPKDKVLLRSMMGGATRPQAIDLTDDQVLALVQADLERIMGIKATPEMVRIFRHQQAIPQYVSGHASLVAQIRQELSACKGFYLTGNAFEGIGLNDCVANANKTAAEVLAAL